AAAATCAAAAGTTTCAATAAGCACCTGACTTATGAACACGTTCTGAACCTGCCAGATCAACCAGAACGAGCTTGCTCTTCCGAACAAGCGGTCTCACAGGTTTTACCAAGTGAGAGGAATCGTCAATTCCATTTAAAAGAGCATCTTCTCGTCCTGCAACAGACCTCTTAACATGAACCTGCACTAacagatttaaaataaatcaaatagcCTACCATGGAAAACTGAGGCGTGAACATCAAAAAGGAGAGAGTGAATTATTCACCATTAGAATAGCATGACTGCGAGAAGATTCAGTATTCAATTTTGTATTAGCAGCAACTCTGTGTGCTTCTCCTAATCTTAGGAGCTCCACAAAGTTCTGTTGGTCCCTAATTTCTACAAGAGTTGCCCCAGGTAACGAGACATCACCAGTTTTCGGATCCTCCAGAATGGTGATATTATCATTAACTGGATCTAGAAGGTCCTGGATGGTCTCCATATAAAGCTATACATACATGTAAAGAACAAGGTTAGGCTATTGTGGATATCAATATGGGTATTACCAGTCATcttttatgtaaaatgtaactGCAGCCTAATAACCTGCAAATATGAGAGCGACACTGAATCTGTATCCAAAGATACATCTGCTAGAATATCCTCCATTGCTCGAACCATGATCCCACGGGCAGATGTATCATTGCCTCCCAGGTGTCCAACAGTAAAAGTTTTCCCAGTCCCGGTCTGACCATATGCCATCACAGTCCCATTATAACCATCTAAAACACTCTACAAAATAAAAGGACACAAGTAAatggataattttttatcttttaaatcaaacaaaaacatGGGGCatgaatttaaagaaaaaggcacATTATCAAAAAGATGATGAATGAAAACAAGATTAGTTAGTCACAAGGACGATAAAATGCAACCTATGCATAAAGCTTAGGGACAATATATTTACTGCATTATGAGTTATTCAGCTACAAACCTCAACAACAGGCTTAGCAACAACTTCATAGACACGTTTCTGCGATGCAAATTCAGTAAGCACCTCATCGAACTCATAAGTGTCGGCGTCCcaattgttttttcttaattttagtCTCTTAAGCTGAGGGCAATGCAAAAGCACAAATTGATTATAAATGGCGCCacatctaaataaataaataaataagggaATTGATGATACTGAATACTACCTCTGGCTGCAATTCAACACAATCAGCAAAATCAGCATCTGCCATCAACTCTTCTGCATTTCGTGGCCGCAATCTTACTGCGACTCGAACTCTTCCAGGTACTAATTTTTAAAGCAGTAAAATCAGCATTAGCTAACAATATCAATTTGCAAATGATGCTCTTCTACTTTAATCACAAATGAAACTAATActtcttttataaaagaagataataacaacataaataaaatccCAGGTAATCAAACAcattttccaaaataaaaacaataatgaaaataCAAGTATCAAAGAAGCTTCTAGATCGCAATATTCAATGGTAGAAAAGAAGCAACCTCCATCGTCTCCGGCGTTGGGAGAGAAAGAAGCGGGAGTGCTGCGGCGGATGACGGATCCCTGTGAGTGTCTGgacttaaaagaagaagatttgAGATTTGAAGAAAGAGGCTTCGGTGCTCCTTTCGCAGTGCCATTTCTATAAGCACTGGACGccattattatttaactcgCTTTATTGTGTCTTGTGCTATTCGTGTATCGTTTAAAGATTATGGTATTGTCACTAACAAGTAACAAACAAGTGTTTGgaattaaagaaagagaaaagagagtgaTGCTCTGCTAGATTTGGGGATTTTTCAGTGGATTCCAAGTTCAAACAAAAGTGATGAATGATGATTGCCAAAATATATGGTCCCACTTTCAAACAAGACAGGGACTGCAATAAGACTTTGAATTTTACAACTAttttgttcctttttcttttttcatgaGCTTTGCAACTTTATAATTGTGAAATTTGCTAAAAAGTTCCTGAGGTTAGTCTTAACTACAAATACATccatttttttagattataattaattaacatgtTGCTGATATTTATAGCAGTGAACTATGATTCCTtctgtttattttttcatactttaCTCTTAGTTTTGTCTATCAATTTGCTTCTGCTAGTAtacaattattaataattttttatttaaatatttaattttgattataaatatattatattattaaaataattatatttagcttttatttttattttaataaacgcttaatattttttcttattttaataactttaaatttagtgattgtgaaaaaattaaaaaaaaacataatagatatataGTAGTTTGATAGTATTAtcacaaattctttttatttgattagtaattaatattattattttatttaattaatatttaatattataataaattattatataaccatatcaaaactatatatattttttaataaaattttatatgatgCGGTTTTATAAAATGTTGTCAAATAGAGTCTTGTAGAAAAACTTGCTctactttatatatatcttatagATGTAAAGTGTTTAAATTGCctcttataaatattttaatcctTTGGCAGTTTTCATTTCTCAAGCTATATTTTACTAAACTTTTCtcgtaaaaatttaaagtagaaaattttataaactttctaatataaataaaatttaataattataattctaacttgtaacaaaaatataaattgaaagatatagaataataaaaacaaaaatatatacctttgctcattattttaaaatttaaaattttattttatttgttatttaataattcaaaatttatctCCGGATGTCATAATTTATCTCAATTCgctaataaaaattctaatgaTATTAACGTTATCTAATATCTTTTCTAAGTTTTTttcaactttttaaatttagaaagaaaaatgagaaaaaagaataaaggaaaTACATAAAGAGATTTTGCAATAAAAATTGAGGTGAATTTATTCTCTTTCTCTccatttatcttttatttatttatgtataaataaattaggaGTAGTTAGGCATCTTGGTTACCATTTTACGTTGTTGAATCTActaaatagtattaatttgagaaaaatggaaaaaagaaaaaatggacTTTCTTGCTAATGGAATCAAATTCAAGGGATGTAGTGACCCGATTCTCCTAATTTGAGGGACTTAATAGCAATTCTTTGTTCGTAATTTTGACACGACAGCTAACTATATTTTAACCCTGCGTCGTGTGAGAGGTGGATTCATTCACGTGCGCCGGTTTATTAGGCATACTGCGTTACTGCCCAAAATCACCGTTGTTTCTGGTTTtactcatttttaattaacaaacGAACTTGGTTATATCCTTTAGAAACCCCAAAAGAACTAAAATGAAAAGACAAACTCgcatatattatttaatacaaTCCGCTTTAAGGATTGAACAACTCCCGAATTCagttttaatatattagtttaatgcataattaattgagatttgCTTATAAATGAAAGTAAAGTTTTAATTAATGAGTTAACAATTGGTCTTAAATTATTAAGGGATCCGCCTAAAGTGGTATAAAATTTGAGGCATTACTTTACCTATATGTatcaacttatttttctttaatattcagAAAAGTAGATAGTCAgacaaatatttaatatgaaggTAATTGCTCAATAATTGAATATGTTCGAATAGTTATGTGAGGTTACATGACATTAAAGAGGAGGATGGTGCAATGTGCCATGAGCAAATAATAATGCCCTTCAAGCCGGGATAACTGGGAAGAGTCACTAAAAGCAGAAGACCCACTGCTCATTGCAAACTGtaattgttatatatatatatatatatatatatatatatatatatataatatgagcTTTTGTCATGCTACATTCAACTCAATGGTCCCTCAGATGTCCCAAAATGTTTCACTTCAGTGCCCCAAAAATTAGAGAGACAATTAAGGAGACAAAGATTACGacaaatgatgtttcttctaacttttaattgtgtTTTTGTTGAGgttaagaaaaggaaatgcaTGTCTGACCCTACGAAGTCGAGATTTATTAACAAGAAGCATAAGAATTGAcgtcataataataataataataataaataagatctATAGTTACGGaattttacaataattttGGTTATCTACAAAATAAGTAAGTTTTGAGGTAATAAAGGACGCACTCATCCTATGATGGTAGAGacaaatagaaaaggaaatatgatcaagaaaaagagTAATCATTCATAAAGGTTGCAATTGTTACTGGGCAGTAATAAGGGAGAGGCCGACAGACAAGTCATATTTGACAATTGGAGCAGCAACGGGCCTGTTCAATTGTTGTCTGTGTCTTTTGCCATTGGGCCTCACTTAAGATATATGCTTTCATCCGTGCTCACTGCGCCTCTTGAAGTTTCATTATTCACCGTCACATTTAGCAAATTTATATTTACGGATAGATAcgagtattttatattttaatatttttaaattaaaatagaattgaatctaatttaataaataattaatatattttttattatttaaaattaataaatatatattaattatttattaatttaaatttaattttattttaatttagaaatatatttttttttattttatattttctatatcatgCATTATATACACATCTGATTCGCTATCctgtattttatatattttattttaaacaaaaaaagttatccttattaaaaaaaatagtaaattaagaTCTATTAAAAGACAAATTACTTCAAAGCCCCAATACtcaaaaacaaatatttttttcctttcatacttactatttcttttttttttttttaaattataattatttatcacttttatattattttctcattttttcttatgatATTCTTTTCTCGAATTTTACGCACcattattttagtttagaatattaataaatttctcaTGTCTAACCGTAAGATCTTCCACATTAAtctgatattttaaattatataagaatGCAATCTTCCACATTAAcctgatattttaaattagatcCTCGAATGCTCTTATGAGAATGATTTCACAGTTAACATAAAAAGatggaaaaagaataaaacctCCTTTATAAATGGACTAACACTTAAGGATACTAATTGAgttgttttttaatagaaaCTTCAAGCCAACCTAGGCTAGGTGATCTCcagtttattatatatatatatacacatccAAGGAAAAAAGTGCATGGCTTTCCTTTGAACTGCAGAGTACAATAGATTCATGTTCGATGTCATACATTCTTGCATTTATTAAACAGGATAAATTCATAGGATGGGAAAGGAAGTGGAACATCTTATCCATTTTTCACCAAATATGGTACTGAATCTCTACTTCTCCAATGCTCCACTTAACAACTATACGTCTACATAGACACAGTTTTGTTCCCATCCCAGATATATGGAACTATATACATATACGTAGGTTAATTAAAGTGATCAACATTCAAGAACATGTAAAGATCGCTATCCCCATCAAGTATAAAGATCAAAGAACCTATTAATCCATCTTTTGttcctaattaattaaataattaccaTTCCTCTTCTTCTGCATGTATTTAGACGATACCCTATATAATTATAGCGCTATAACTACAAGGTTATTGTTTGTGATTGCTGTTGAGAGACAGCAGATGATTTAGAGAACTTTTTTTGGAGCTGAATTAACAAGGCCTGGTTCTCTTGGTTGAGAAAATAAGCTTTCTTTCTTAGTTTCTCATTCTCTTctattatgcttttattctTCATATACAGTTTCAGGTTCTTGATTTCCATCTCTTTCTTTAAAATcccctccttcttcttctccttgcTCTGTCTAAGCTGTCTTGCTGTTCTCCTTCTCCtgcaaaatatattaaattaaataattaatttcttcccttttttctttttatgtttctgCTAATTGCGCTGCTCTCGCTGAACTTTTCAAACAGGCAACGCCTCCGCCCGCAGAAAGATAGATATACATAGAGAATCACAAAAGATCAAGGAACTAACCTGCTTAGACGGCAATACTGAAGGTTGCACCCTCGTGATGGCTTTCTACTGCGCAAAGCAAAATATAAAGGACTACTGCATGGGCTCCGTTTCAAAGAGTTCAAACACATTTCTCTTTCCTCTAAGAATTTAGTGCcagaaagaagaggaaaaaattaaagggTTGGACGAAAAAGAacttaaagagaaaaagggtTGCTAGAGTAATAAGAGATGGCTTTTGGCCTTTTGAGACTGCTGCCGTAGAGATGGAGGGGATATGTGAAGAACCCATGACAAAATAATACTCGTTATATAGATGGGACGATGTGTCTGTTATGTGCATAATGTGTGTgcgtgagagagagagagagagagaggcttTTCATGTAATGATGGCAAAAGGACTCATGATTACAATGGCCAGCAATAGATGGAAGAAATTGCAGGAAGTTGAAGGGGAAAAAAAGGGCTCTACTACTCTTCTATTCTTCGGCCTTTTTGATTACTGTTTCAGAAAGTCTAAAATGCTGGTTGGCACACAGAATAGGGCCATTCATGCATACAAGCATGAGTAACCCTACAACAACAACTATTCTTAAAGTcacttctttttcaattttagaacTTTCCCTTTCAGTTTCAAATCCATTATATTCTTCTACTAAAGATTCTGATTTgctgagaaaaataattaataataattcattaattactCATCTCTTACATGTGCTATAATCATGTATTTTTTATCAGTGTAGATGTGAACGTTATAAGGTTTTCAAACTAGGTCAGTCACATTTGCTCCAGGGTTCACATAACGGAGTAAAAAATCTCAGTTGACAAATCAATGCTTGATCAACTTTTAGGagacaaattaaaatccaaagTATTTGTTAATTATGTCTGTTGCATGCCATTATGTGATTCAGAGTTGGTTTATGCTCAAGGCAGTGTTAGCTAactattttgttttttgtatttcttttatggaagAGGGATAACAACTTGACAAGAATTGCTATGCATAATGAGACAATCCTCCTTATATTCCTAAGTAAGAGTATGAATCATGCTATATATCTATTTGGTCATACATGATAATCATTATGTTCCTTTGCCTATTGCATTTCATATGGTAtcatacaaaagaaaagaaaaaataagcaaaaggGAATAGCTGATAAGATGCAGTCTCCAATGGGCTAATAATTACTTGTTTTACAAAAAATAGCAAGCTCGCCATAGTTGACAAGAACAGCcactttaaaaagaaagaaagaaagaaaaaggttagATATTAGGGTTTAAGTTCATCGGTTCATAATTAGAGGCAGGTCAAATCCTATAGCTACAAGTACATATATCCTCCCAAGGAGGTgcttttatgcttaatatCCAGAATCTCGTACTTAATGAATGTATAACCTATTTTTTGCAGAAATATGTATTGGTTTAACTGCATTTACAATACAATTTTAGAAAGaacttattttgattttttttaaataattaatttagtaatttaaagtaatttaaattGTGTCGAATAGAACTGAAAggtagcatattatttcaaaatttttaactaatttcAACTCATttagttatttcttataaaaatttatgagatATTTggtataatataaatatcacatTTTAGTCGTATAATCATActgtttattattaataataaatgttaAGGGACTTTTTAATTGGTTTTTAGAATTCTGAAGAAACAATGCCCACTTGATTCAATCGGAGAATGGATTGTCAAAAAGGTCTAAATGAGAAAGAGTCCTTGCGTCTGAAAAGTAAACTCAAATTTTCCAATCTCTTGCCTTTTATTTAAACcagaaaataagaaatgagTCCTTGCGTCTACATCTGTGCATTTAATATATTCAAGTCGAATTCCACAGCTTGTAAATTTCCATTGTTGATTAATTAGCATGGAATGCAAAAAGAGTGAGACATCTAATCATTACACAGTGAGTGACTAATGCACCAAAGGTATTAATTTGTGGGTCATTAAATTACTACTAAATTAATGTCCATAACAAACTTGATAGAGTTTCTTGCTTAATGATATATATGTGGCTGCTCTATTTCAACACAACATATTTTCAACCTTCAgctcaataaattaaataatcttttCATTTAGTGCAATTTGCATGTTTACTCGTAAATTATAGTCTCATCttagtatatatatgtttgCTTATGATCTAATCATCAAactaaaaaatacatttattttgCTGAAGTGTAAACCGCATGATTAAAACtagttttgattttcttattttaataaacttCCAACTTTGATCGCTtacaatttagaaaattaaatatttacatgAAAAACTTCGAATTTGTCATCATGATGATGTTCCATTGAGATTCAAAATTTGCAGACTAAACTAAACatgattttacaatttttttggGTCTATGCAAAGCATCTATATAGGGCTATCGTCCTAATCCAAGATTAACATGTAGCCAAAGAATGACAAGTACAAATTAACCTAAGCCTATCACGTGAAAGACACCTGGAGGAGTGCAGGAGAAAGGCAAGAAGCAATTGTGGGGAAAGGGAGTGGAGGAGGGAGTCAATGTGGTTAGGTTCATGGGTTTTTGTCCCTTTTTGTTAACGTAATTGAGTACCATTTGGCCTCCTCATTTATTCAGAGATAGCGAACCCTCAAAGTTTTTGGCCTCATCTTCTTCACCTTCATCATAATCATCAACTTCATCtacttctcttctctttctctcacttgacaaaataataagtataataaatagtaTGATGATGGTAGTGGTTCTTTGTCTAACATCTTCTGACCCACTTCACATGGTCCCTTGATTGCCAGTTGGACACTGGGCTACTACTTACCCTGCCTCCCCACAAACTTAAACTTTATGCTCATTTTTGTTTAGAATTCTACTTCTTTGTGCATTTATTCATGAATTCTTGACATTCTAATTCCACTACTCGCataaaactaactaataatatatttaaaaaagaaaaaccctaaGGTACATTTATGTAtgcataaagaaaagaaaagaaaagaatttctcGTTGAGGTTTAGTAACTCATGATGGAATATTTGAATGTAAATGGGTGTGTTACTTGATGAGGAATTGGACCACTAGCCTTCACTCATCTTCTCTCTAGGTACTTGCCCTGCTATGAAAGAAGAAGCTAGTCAACAAGGAAATGAAagtcttttctattttcaaatTCGATCTAATTATACAGTATGATACCCCCAACTTTAGTTTTAAGGTGTATCTCAACCGTCCTTTAGGCACAATAACGCTATTGCTCTCTCAAATTTGTCATCAAATCATTCAAATTATGTTTTTCTGTGACACTCTAGTCactttagaaagaaaaaagaaaaagatagaacaaagaaaaaaaaaaagaaaagaaaagctgtGAGTGGCACAACTACTGGCTACACAAAtgtatttcatttaaaaaaaaaaaaattgattgatCGATTGACCACAGTAGTGCCAACAACGACAACgacaataattataaataagggtgGTAGACGCAGGAAATGAATGAATGAAAAATAacagaacaaaagaaaaaagaaaagaaaaaaagaggctAATATTATGATAAGAGCAAGAGGGTTGAAGCACTTTCTTCACCGTCCATCCacatctttttcattttcgaAATAAAAACCCAAAAATTATTGTCATTGCATAATGATGAAAGAAGAGTAATTTGATAGAGAGGATGCCATGTCTAGTGCCTACCCTCTCCTTCTACAATTGCAATTTGCAATTTGCAATGCCAGCTTCCAAGCGAAGATTGCAGCTGCTTTCCATATCACTCGACACTTTGAACTGATATTTAGAGGCTAAAAATTGACGCCAAATAAAAAAGGACGTAGTACTACTAGTAGCAGCACCACTCGAGTTGAGTATTTGCTTACTGAGACTACTATCCGTTTACACTAATTACATTCCACTACAGAATGTACATTGATCAACATCTTCCCTAAAATATGCCTTCAACTTTGCTGACTACAAAATTTATCTACAGCTGTtgctaaagaaaataataacaaagcATTTTATACACAAACAAATACCGCAGTGGAGAGAAATTGGGCATCAATGCGGTGTCCTGCGTCATTTACCTGTCTTTTGGTCTAATATTAACAGGCCTGCTACCTTATAGAATCTTCTTCCGTatcttcatcatcttcatccaTAGCATCGTGTTTTTCATCCTCATTGGGTTGATCACTACCCTCGGTCTCCGTATCCGAAATCGATACAACTTTTGGATATTTCCTGTTACGATCCTCGCTGTCGGTACAACTCTCAGTATCAGAGTTTGAAGTAGAACCTTGTTTCTCCCTCCTACCAGCACAATCATCATCCACAGCTCCAAACTGCTCCTTTAAATCAGGTGCAACAATtccaatcatttcacttaacGCTCGCCGTTCATGGTTTCGTCTGGCAGCTGCAGCCTCAGAAGACGGCGTACTTTGACTTTCAGCCACCTGCCCACTGGAATCATGAAGGCCTGCACTGCCCTTGACATCATTGTCTCTACTTCTAGGAGACTCATTCTCACCATGGACAGAAGGAGCAGTGCTGTAAGCCCAGCTCCCAGCAACTTCAGAAGCTAAAAGGTCGTTTGTTCTGATTGTACCTCCTGGTTCTGTATCTTCTTCCATGGCTTTCTGAAATTCTAGGGGATTATTTGATTGGGAGTGATGCAAGGCATCTGGAGAAGTCAGAATATGCACATCGCTTTCATGCACATGGGCTTCATCGTCAAGTTGCATGGTGTCCCCAGCTATCGAGCCACACTTGTTCAGCCGATCACCATCGAATCCAAGGCTTTCTGTTTCAAGAACTTGCTCTGTTCCTATGGCATCTCCTTCAAGGACAGGTGCTGTGCCAACACCATCAATGTCAGAACCAAAGCCACCATTAGCATGACGGTTTGAACTTGTGAATTCTTCCTCCTGGGTATTCGGTTCTTCTCCTTGACTTCTGATATCACACTCATGCTTTTCGGTGACACTTGCCTCATCACCTGAAGCAACAGCCTGATTTCCATCAAATCTCTGAGCTGAATTAGCAGAGCGACCCTTTGCACCATTGTACACGATCATTTGTTTTTCTCCCATTAGGGTGCCATCCATATCATCAGTCGGGTTTGCATTTAGGTCCATATCCACAGATgtattatcataattttcctCATCTTCCAAAGTCCTTTGCATTGCCTTCAGTTGTTCCTGCTGCTTAGCAAACAGTATTGATATTTCCTCGGTTG
The Ricinus communis isolate WT05 ecotype wild-type chromosome 1, ASM1957865v1, whole genome shotgun sequence DNA segment above includes these coding regions:
- the LOC8270654 gene encoding protein LITTLE ZIPPER 2, which gives rise to MCLNSLKRSPCSSPLYFALRSRKPSRGCNLQYCRLSRRRRTARQLRQSKEKKKEGILKKEMEIKNLKLYMKNKSIIEENEKLRKKAYFLNQENQALLIQLQKKFSKSSAVSQQQSQTITL